The sequence CATGCCCGTAAAACTGGCGCTGTTATCAGCCGCACACGGAGCGGTATATGGCTTGTTCCCAATCTGCTGGCTCGTGGTGATGGCCGTATTTCTGTTCAACGTCACGGTGAAGAGCGGCCAGTTTGAGATTATCAAACATTTCATGGCCTCGATCACCTCCGACCGGCGACTACAGGCGCTATTGATCGCGTTTTCATTCGGCTCATTTCTGGAAGGTACAGCCGGGTTTGGTGCACCCGTTGCCATTACGGCGGCTATGCTCGTAGGGCTTGGTTTCAATCCACTTTATGCGTCAGGAATTTGCCTGATTGCCAATACCGCACCCGTTGCCTTTGGTTCCATCGGCATTCCCATTACGGTGGCCTCGCAGGTGTCGGGTATCCCCGAATTACCCATTTCGCAGATGGTCGGCCGGACACTGCCGATTTTATCGATTATGCTGCCTTTTTATCTGGTTAGCATCATTGCCGGTTTACAGAAAGCAAAGGAAATATGGCCTGCTGTATTGATATCGGGCATTTCGTTTGCCTTCCTGCAATATTTCTCCTCTAACTTTTTAGGACCCGCCCTGCCCGATGTCATTGCTGGTCTTGGTTCTATTGTGTGCCTGATGGCTTTCCTGCGCTTCTGGAAACCGAAAACCATCTGGCGCTTTGCCAACGAGCCAGCCGCTACCATCAATACCGATATCAGCTACACAAACGGCCAGCTCATCAGAGCCTGGTCGCCGTTTATTGTGTTGACCATCATGGTAATTGCCTGGGGCATTCAACCGATTAAAGATGCACTTAATTCGGCCGGAATGGTCCAGTTTGAGTTTCCCGGACTTCACAATGCCATTCAGGGCGAAGATGGAAATCTATTACCTAAGCTATTCAAATTTAACTACTTATCCGCAGCCGGAACAGCCATCCTGATTGCAGCTCTGATCGCGATTCCGCTGGTAGGTCTGACCTATCGCGAGGGAGCAAACGTATTTGGTGCTACGTTAAATCAACTGAAGTTTCCTATTCTTACAATCGCGGCTGTGTTAGGATTTGCCTACATCCTGAACGATTCCGGCATTACACTCACCCTGGCCGACGTACTGGCCAATACAGGATTCATGTTCCCATTTTTCGCGCCCGTACTGGGCTGGCTGGGCGTTTTCATCACGGGTTCCGACACGTCGGCGAATGCCCTGTTCAGTAAACTCCAGTATGCCACGGCAACCTCGATTGGTGTAGATCCGGTGGTGACGGTGGCGGCTAACATATCGGGTGGTGTTGTCGGCAAAATGATTTCTCCGCAATCCATTGCCGTTGCCGCAGCAGCGGGTAATCTGGTGGGAAAAGAGTCTGAACTATTCCGCTTTACGGTAAAGCATAGTTTCTACATGCTGCTCTTTATCTGCCTTATTGTACTCGCTCAGGCCTACGCCTTTAAATGGCTTATTCCTGTCTATGAAATGCTTGGCACTAAAAAAACCACGGCTCTACCCGACGTGTCGAAAGGATTTACGTACCTTATTGTATTGGGAGTCTTACTAATCGGTATCGCGACTGCCATTCTGATGACCTCCAGAAAGAAAGAACAAACCCCAGATTTAGTTAATTAACTTTTGCACCCTGAATTAGCATGAATGCTCCGCTTTGCAACTACATGAAAGTTGGCCTTGTCCATTTCATGGCATTTCCCGAAACCATGAAAGGTGAAGGGCCGGTGTTGGAAACCATAAAAAAAGTCGTGTTAGACGAGTATTTCGCGGCCATAGAAATCACAACGGTTAAGGATACCGACGTTCGGAAGAAGGTGAAAAGTCTTCTGGATTCGTCACACATGACCGTGGCCTACGCAGCACAACCCCGCCTGTTAACCACCGGCCTTAACCTCAACGATACCAACGAAGAAGGTAGACAACGGGCGCTCGCCAACGTAAAAGAAGGCATTGACGAAGCCTATGAAATTGGCGCCACTGGCTTCTCGTTTCTGAGCGGGAAATACGAAGAAGCCCGAAAAGAAGAAGCGTTCGAGTTGCTGGTGAAGTCGACCAACGAAATCTGCGCCTACACGAAAAGCAAAGG comes from Spirosoma aureum and encodes:
- a CDS encoding L-lactate permease is translated as MIWKQVIDPFNNIALSVLVAAVPILFIFWALIIRKMKGYQASLIATGLAMIIAILVYGMPVKLALLSAAHGAVYGLFPICWLVVMAVFLFNVTVKSGQFEIIKHFMASITSDRRLQALLIAFSFGSFLEGTAGFGAPVAITAAMLVGLGFNPLYASGICLIANTAPVAFGSIGIPITVASQVSGIPELPISQMVGRTLPILSIMLPFYLVSIIAGLQKAKEIWPAVLISGISFAFLQYFSSNFLGPALPDVIAGLGSIVCLMAFLRFWKPKTIWRFANEPAATINTDISYTNGQLIRAWSPFIVLTIMVIAWGIQPIKDALNSAGMVQFEFPGLHNAIQGEDGNLLPKLFKFNYLSAAGTAILIAALIAIPLVGLTYREGANVFGATLNQLKFPILTIAAVLGFAYILNDSGITLTLADVLANTGFMFPFFAPVLGWLGVFITGSDTSANALFSKLQYATATSIGVDPVVTVAANISGGVVGKMISPQSIAVAAAAGNLVGKESELFRFTVKHSFYMLLFICLIVLAQAYAFKWLIPVYEMLGTKKTTALPDVSKGFTYLIVLGVLLIGIATAILMTSRKKEQTPDLVN